In Microbulbifer sp. GL-2, the following are encoded in one genomic region:
- a CDS encoding serine hydrolase, protein MKALSFLIVPLVLSSINSLASEANPITQIDKFLKRHVDEIRKSENLVGLGAVVIQDSKIIGLSVSGERKKGDGVLVSQQDLWHIGSITKSFTATMIARLIEKGDLKWDTSIKDVFPDEKDIHTEWNDVTLGNLLAHTSGATPNFSLLVSLKNPNAGSERTAARESAVRYILSQRPEVTPGGTFVYSNVGYTIAGVIAEKKAGVSWENLIRKEVFSPLGIESGGFGAPKDIEGKLSQPWGHKKLFGFTKSGKDDNTPIIGPAGTIHLSLNDLALYADEHLQGIQGRSSFLKRESFQRLHHPNLNSYAYGWVIGPPEELGVGNVHWHNGSNTMWYALLVILPDINAAIAITSNDGNFKVSEYSAWEIVKRLAKPLEIAHKESMSLDAIKSTGY, encoded by the coding sequence ATGAAAGCCTTATCATTTTTAATAGTCCCTTTGGTGCTTTCTTCAATTAATAGCCTTGCTTCGGAAGCAAACCCAATTACGCAGATCGACAAATTTTTAAAAAGGCATGTGGACGAAATAAGAAAATCCGAAAATCTGGTCGGTCTTGGTGCGGTAGTCATTCAGGACAGCAAGATCATTGGACTTTCGGTTAGCGGCGAGCGTAAAAAAGGCGATGGTGTTCTCGTCTCACAGCAGGACCTATGGCATATTGGTTCCATTACTAAATCTTTTACGGCTACGATGATTGCTCGCCTGATTGAAAAAGGTGATTTGAAGTGGGATACATCTATCAAAGATGTCTTTCCTGACGAAAAGGACATCCATACAGAATGGAATGATGTGACTCTAGGCAACCTGCTTGCACATACATCGGGAGCAACACCCAATTTCTCGCTTTTGGTTAGCTTAAAAAATCCAAACGCTGGTAGTGAAAGAACGGCTGCAAGAGAATCAGCAGTGCGATATATACTCTCTCAGCGGCCTGAAGTAACGCCAGGTGGCACCTTTGTATATTCAAATGTCGGATATACGATTGCAGGTGTAATAGCTGAAAAGAAGGCAGGAGTTTCATGGGAAAATTTAATTAGAAAAGAGGTTTTTTCACCTCTAGGGATTGAGAGTGGCGGCTTTGGTGCCCCTAAAGACATAGAGGGGAAATTGAGTCAGCCATGGGGGCATAAAAAATTATTTGGTTTTACTAAGAGTGGAAAAGATGATAACACGCCAATAATTGGACCTGCTGGTACAATACATTTATCGCTTAATGATTTGGCGTTGTATGCTGATGAACATCTTCAAGGCATACAAGGGCGTAGTTCATTCCTCAAAAGAGAATCGTTTCAGCGTCTACATCATCCAAACCTTAATAGCTATGCTTATGGCTGGGTAATTGGTCCACCGGAAGAGTTAGGTGTTGGTAATGTTCATTGGCACAACGGCTCAAATACTATGTGGTATGCATTGCTTGTAATTTTACCAGATATCAATGCCGCGATAGCCATAACTTCTAATGACGGAAACTTTAAAGTTTCCGAGTATTCTGCTTGGGAAATAGTCAAGCGTTTAGCAAAACCGTTAGAGATTGCACATAAAGAATCTATGAGCTTGGACGCTATAAAGAGCACCGGTTATTGA
- a CDS encoding GFA family protein: MGVNLKEIDGVKIQPKHLASCHCGFVKIELDLPDGLIDLRRCDCSLCRRRGAIAASVSLDGINVLEGQEHLKLYQFNTNTAKHYFCGNCGIYTHHQRRSNPTQYGFNVACLEGVNPLKIGGVPTYDGVNHPADRG, translated from the coding sequence ATGGGCGTAAATCTGAAAGAGATTGATGGAGTAAAAATTCAGCCAAAACACTTAGCCTCATGTCACTGCGGCTTTGTAAAAATTGAACTGGATCTACCTGATGGTCTTATTGATCTTCGGCGTTGTGATTGCTCTTTGTGCCGCAGGAGAGGTGCAATCGCCGCATCAGTATCGCTAGATGGCATTAATGTCTTAGAAGGGCAGGAACATTTAAAGCTCTATCAATTCAATACTAATACAGCGAAACACTATTTCTGCGGTAATTGCGGTATTTACACACATCACCAAAGACGCTCTAATCCTACTCAATACGGTTTCAATGTGGCGTGCCTGGAGGGTGTAAATCCTCTCAAAATCGGTGGTGTCCCAACATACGATGGGGTAAACCATCCGGCGGACCGAGGGTAA
- a CDS encoding transcriptional regulator, giving the protein MNKQVITGIQVRMARSGLKWSAQDLAEKSGVGLSTVNKIDREDGIPSVRIQNLVAIERALLATGRVRFEGETGVFVQPFEG; this is encoded by the coding sequence ATGAATAAACAAGTGATTACGGGAATACAGGTACGGATGGCTAGAAGTGGCCTGAAATGGAGCGCCCAAGATCTAGCAGAAAAAAGTGGAGTGGGACTTTCGACAGTTAACAAGATTGATCGAGAGGATGGAATCCCTTCTGTGCGTATTCAGAATCTTGTAGCTATTGAGCGGGCTCTACTTGCTACTGGTCGTGTTCGCTTTGAAGGGGAAACTGGTGTGTTTGTTCAGCCTTTTGAAGGCTGA
- a CDS encoding multicopper oxidase domain-containing protein: MKSTVSISGGGSAEIYVLFPLEAMPDMPRMVHCHVLEHEDSGMMT, translated from the coding sequence ATGAAAAGCACGGTATCTATCTCAGGCGGTGGCAGTGCAGAAATATATGTACTTTTCCCACTGGAGGCGATGCCAGATATGCCCCGCATGGTCCACTGCCATGTACTGGAGCATGAAGATTCGGGCATGATGACGTAA
- a CDS encoding helix-turn-helix domain-containing protein, producing the protein MSNHREIDIREVSKRTGLPSSTLRYYEEKGLIKSISRRGITRIFPVSVVEQLSLISLARYAGFSLDEIASMFTYSSQPNIDREQLLEKADELDKNIRRLKAMRDGLRHVANCPEENQLECPNFQELIKKAMKLQHKEDRKTKPAKPGKRH; encoded by the coding sequence ATGAGTAATCATCGGGAAATCGATATTCGTGAAGTATCAAAACGCACGGGGCTGCCCTCCTCGACATTGCGGTATTATGAGGAAAAAGGGCTAATCAAGTCTATCAGCAGGCGTGGAATCACCAGGATTTTCCCTGTTAGCGTGGTGGAACAGCTGTCGTTGATCTCCCTTGCACGTTATGCAGGGTTTTCCCTTGATGAAATTGCCTCCATGTTCACCTATAGCAGCCAGCCCAATATCGATCGGGAGCAACTGCTTGAAAAAGCTGATGAACTTGATAAGAACATTCGCAGACTGAAGGCCATGCGCGATGGTTTACGGCATGTCGCTAACTGCCCAGAGGAAAACCAGCTGGAATGTCCCAACTTCCAGGAGCTTATTAAAAAGGCCATGAAGCTACAACATAAGGAAGACCGTAAAACTAAACCCGCTAAGCCTGGAAAGCGACATTGA
- a CDS encoding MFS transporter, giving the protein MPAVKKLLKPSGKDISGNLSSRGILTALCLATLLNALAVSSVNIALPELVTGLGTTYARGQWIIIAFMIFLTAALAVAGRASDKVGRKKIFIQGVLLFCVSTLLCGLSPNIWVLVFFRALQGIGAAMFTAVSMAIASDAFSKARVGMAVGLLGSVSAVGTGTGPVLGGLLLEISTWQAVFLIKVPLGVAVYWLAQRYLPEDAKVTPDEHDDRPRNFLAALCIFSAILFYTLSIKPLNDNYGFINIVTLVFSALCIWGLFLSRRGETVPRLGSYALYTNLATNLLVAASVMSSLVVGPFYLTLALGLNFSQTGLVMSVGSFVVAICSNIAGRLVDRFKSRSMVIIGLTFLALGAMGMANLQVEHGVAGYLVCSIAMAIGYGTYLSSNNTFTMNSASSDVKGNISGLLNLSRNLGLLTGASLMSVVFAGVSHLSYMRSADPTLVQTGLNQVYLLALLFLVIALIAQSLSILASRHRLAVG; this is encoded by the coding sequence ATGCCTGCAGTAAAAAAGCTCCTCAAACCATCTGGCAAAGATATCTCTGGCAACTTATCCAGTCGGGGAATCCTAACAGCCTTGTGTCTGGCTACCCTGCTTAATGCGCTGGCGGTCAGCAGTGTAAATATTGCATTACCAGAGCTGGTCACAGGTCTTGGGACTACTTACGCGCGTGGGCAGTGGATCATTATTGCTTTCATGATTTTCCTCACCGCCGCCTTGGCTGTTGCCGGACGCGCAAGTGATAAGGTGGGGCGAAAAAAAATTTTTATCCAGGGTGTACTGCTCTTTTGCGTATCAACCTTACTCTGTGGATTGTCGCCAAATATCTGGGTATTGGTTTTCTTTCGTGCACTGCAGGGTATTGGTGCGGCAATGTTTACCGCTGTTTCCATGGCAATTGCCAGTGATGCCTTTTCCAAGGCTCGAGTAGGTATGGCAGTGGGGCTGTTGGGTAGTGTCTCGGCTGTAGGCACTGGTACCGGGCCTGTATTGGGCGGACTACTGTTGGAAATATCCACTTGGCAGGCGGTATTCCTCATTAAAGTACCGTTGGGTGTGGCTGTTTATTGGTTGGCACAGCGATATTTACCGGAAGATGCCAAGGTTACGCCTGATGAGCATGATGATCGCCCGCGTAATTTTCTTGCAGCACTTTGTATATTTTCAGCGATTCTTTTTTATACCCTATCGATAAAACCACTGAATGATAACTATGGGTTCATCAACATAGTTACACTGGTTTTCTCGGCACTATGCATTTGGGGCCTTTTCTTGAGTAGGCGTGGTGAAACTGTGCCCCGGCTTGGCAGCTATGCACTGTACACCAACCTTGCTACCAACCTGCTTGTCGCCGCCTCGGTAATGAGTTCTCTGGTTGTTGGGCCTTTTTACCTGACACTGGCCCTGGGGTTGAACTTCTCCCAGACCGGCTTGGTAATGTCCGTCGGGTCTTTTGTCGTTGCCATTTGTTCCAATATTGCCGGGCGCTTGGTAGACAGATTCAAGTCACGTAGTATGGTGATTATCGGCCTGACCTTTCTGGCACTGGGAGCTATGGGTATGGCTAATTTACAGGTGGAGCATGGTGTAGCTGGTTATTTGGTTTGTTCCATAGCAATGGCTATTGGGTATGGAACTTACTTGTCCTCCAATAACACTTTTACCATGAACAGTGCCAGCAGTGATGTTAAAGGTAATATTTCAGGTCTCCTGAACCTGTCCAGAAATCTTGGATTGCTCACTGGGGCATCGTTGATGAGTGTGGTTTTTGCTGGGGTTTCACACTTGTCATATATGCGTAGTGCTGATCCAACCCTGGTCCAGACGGGACTGAATCAGGTATACCTACTGGCTCTTTTATTTCTTGTTATTGCACTGATAGCTCAGTCTCTATCAATCCTGGCCAGTCGTCACCGCTTGGCTGTTGGCTAA
- a CDS encoding chitinase, with the protein MNHLFIRTATASALMIGTQGVAASPPAEDYVAGEQYRGGSQVCYADDLFKAQWWATPDQQPADALTAENTWDSPWVLLEAGACDGSGDNSGDSSSDDSGPGGDDPSSLAAYQPGQSYLKGSEVCYADDIFVAQWWANGDQAPAEALTVQNTWGSPWILKESNGCEANGNSGDGNDGDSASTPIPLSISASQTQVTGGGTLLLDANASGGDSTFNYSWAQLSPTIPEAEIASATSASTSVILPAVAYDVTYIFSLIVSDGDATEEAQVTVQNFAMDVGPDANSDSDNLVTAVISASANSVGCSGSVTLDGSRSSGGSDMSFIWSQTSGPSVKLSNYVGNTTQAVLPEVYSNVTYTFQLTATDSTAASNVDEVSISQTGCASVDGHVMDMSELEAAENALSTDSLLQEVKDTVETRGNVIVEAVQPGRNANPENVQRVESIISSDTWDYLFPLRAEDYTYTNFLRAVAKFPAFCGEYTDGRDSDAICRKALAVMFAHFGQETGAHATAWDEPEWRQGLYWIREIGWTEEASGGYGACDPGSSWAAEVWPCAINADGGYKSYFGRGSKQLSWNYNYGPFSQAMYGDIYTLLENPELVADTWLNLASAIFFFVYPQPPKPSMLHVVDGTWVPNRVDLANNLTSGFGVTTNIINGAIECSKGSEDYRSQYRMDYYQNFAEFLGVDIPADEELGCANMGQFQTGGSASLDIYWDKDWSWSAGNPNNKSFACQLVNYQTAYSALNEGDYARCVKANFDMTIDYQN; encoded by the coding sequence ATGAACCATCTTTTTATTCGCACGGCTACTGCTTCGGCACTGATGATCGGCACCCAGGGTGTGGCGGCCTCTCCGCCCGCTGAAGACTATGTTGCCGGCGAGCAGTACCGTGGCGGTAGCCAGGTTTGCTATGCCGATGATCTCTTCAAAGCCCAGTGGTGGGCCACACCGGATCAGCAGCCTGCCGATGCGCTAACAGCTGAAAATACCTGGGATTCCCCCTGGGTTTTGCTGGAAGCTGGAGCTTGTGATGGTTCTGGTGACAACAGCGGTGATTCCAGTAGCGATGATTCTGGCCCTGGCGGTGATGATCCCAGTTCTCTAGCTGCCTACCAGCCGGGTCAGAGCTACCTAAAAGGAAGTGAGGTCTGCTATGCCGACGATATCTTTGTTGCACAATGGTGGGCAAATGGTGATCAAGCTCCTGCCGAAGCCCTGACCGTGCAAAATACCTGGGGTTCTCCCTGGATTCTTAAAGAGTCAAATGGTTGTGAAGCTAATGGTAACAGCGGTGATGGTAATGACGGCGATTCGGCTTCCACACCTATCCCCCTGAGCATCTCTGCTTCCCAAACCCAGGTGACAGGTGGTGGTACCCTACTACTCGACGCGAATGCCTCTGGTGGTGACAGCACCTTCAACTACAGCTGGGCTCAGCTTTCCCCTACTATTCCTGAAGCAGAAATTGCCTCTGCAACCAGCGCCTCGACTTCAGTGATACTACCTGCCGTTGCATACGATGTTACCTATATCTTCAGTCTGATTGTTAGTGATGGGGATGCCACCGAAGAGGCCCAGGTTACAGTGCAGAACTTTGCGATGGATGTTGGGCCCGATGCTAACAGTGACTCCGACAACCTTGTTACAGCAGTCATTTCGGCTTCCGCAAACAGCGTGGGTTGTAGCGGTAGTGTTACTCTGGATGGCTCTCGGTCCAGTGGTGGCAGTGATATGTCATTTATCTGGAGCCAAACTAGTGGCCCTTCGGTCAAGCTATCGAACTACGTGGGCAATACCACCCAGGCAGTATTGCCTGAGGTATATAGCAATGTAACTTACACTTTCCAGTTGACGGCTACCGACTCAACCGCCGCCAGTAATGTGGATGAGGTTAGCATTAGCCAGACTGGCTGCGCTTCTGTTGATGGCCACGTGATGGATATGAGCGAGCTTGAAGCAGCTGAAAATGCTTTATCGACTGATTCACTTCTGCAGGAGGTGAAAGACACCGTAGAGACCCGCGGTAATGTCATCGTTGAAGCAGTTCAGCCCGGCCGTAATGCCAATCCAGAAAACGTCCAGCGTGTCGAGAGCATCATTTCCTCAGATACTTGGGATTACCTTTTCCCACTGCGCGCTGAAGATTATACCTATACCAACTTCCTGCGTGCCGTGGCCAAGTTCCCCGCTTTCTGTGGTGAGTATACCGATGGCCGCGACTCCGATGCGATCTGCCGAAAAGCACTGGCAGTCATGTTTGCCCATTTCGGTCAGGAAACAGGTGCTCATGCGACGGCCTGGGATGAACCTGAGTGGCGGCAGGGTTTGTACTGGATTCGCGAGATCGGTTGGACCGAGGAAGCATCTGGTGGTTACGGTGCCTGTGATCCCGGTAGCAGCTGGGCGGCTGAGGTATGGCCCTGTGCGATCAATGCCGACGGTGGCTATAAGAGCTACTTTGGTCGAGGCTCAAAGCAGCTGAGCTGGAATTACAACTACGGTCCATTCTCCCAGGCTATGTACGGTGATATTTACACCCTACTGGAGAATCCGGAGCTGGTTGCAGATACTTGGTTGAACCTCGCCAGTGCCATTTTCTTTTTCGTGTACCCACAGCCCCCCAAGCCGAGCATGTTACATGTGGTGGATGGTACCTGGGTGCCGAACAGAGTCGATCTGGCCAATAACCTGACGTCTGGATTCGGTGTCACTACCAATATCATCAATGGTGCTATCGAGTGTAGTAAAGGTTCCGAGGATTATCGTTCGCAGTATCGTATGGACTACTACCAGAACTTTGCTGAGTTTCTGGGTGTAGATATACCTGCAGATGAAGAGTTGGGCTGTGCCAACATGGGCCAATTCCAGACCGGTGGTTCCGCATCCCTGGATATTTACTGGGATAAAGACTGGAGCTGGTCTGCCGGTAACCCCAATAATAAAAGCTTCGCCTGTCAGCTGGTGAACTATCAAACGGCCTACTCTGCACTGAACGAAGGCGATTATGCCAGATGTGTGAAAGCTAACTTCGATATGACCATCGACTACCAAAACTGA
- a CDS encoding nuclear transport factor 2 family protein, producing the protein MLNRKFVEEVFNFLCTDPQPFLERVSNNVHWTVKGTHKMAGEYNSKKDLVERAFAGIGRVLQEGKVMMKIKRILVDGDYAVAEMESICTALNGRRYNNTYCWIVKFENGLITEGTAYVDSALVQQILDENL; encoded by the coding sequence ATGCTTAATCGAAAATTCGTAGAAGAGGTGTTTAATTTTCTATGTACCGACCCTCAACCATTCCTAGAACGAGTCTCAAATAATGTGCACTGGACCGTTAAAGGAACTCATAAAATGGCCGGGGAGTATAACTCAAAGAAGGATCTGGTTGAGCGTGCCTTCGCGGGAATTGGCCGGGTACTTCAGGAGGGTAAGGTAATGATGAAGATCAAGCGAATATTGGTCGACGGTGATTACGCAGTGGCAGAAATGGAGAGCATTTGTACCGCGTTGAATGGCAGACGCTACAATAATACCTACTGCTGGATTGTTAAATTTGAAAATGGCCTTATTACTGAAGGCACGGCCTATGTTGATTCTGCTTTGGTTCAACAAATTTTGGATGAAAATTTATAA